ACTCGATGCCGGCGGCCACCGAATCGATCCCGCTGTACGGCGTGAGGAAGTCGGGCAGCAGACCCCGCGCCGGCAGCAGGTGCCGCAGTGCGGCGGTGCTCGCCGACGCCGCCTGCGCCCGTGCGGCCAGGTCGGGCATGCGCGCAGCCAGCGCGGGATCCCGCAACGTCTGGCTGGCCAGGATCGCGGTGCCGACCGGGTGGGGGCGACTACCGAACCGGATCCGGGCCAGATCCGCCGGGCCGAGCCGCAAGGTAATCACAGCTGCAAGGTTGCCAGCCTTCCGGCGTACGCCGAAAGGGTTGTCTCCGAGCGGGACCGGCGGCGAGGGTGGACGCACCAACGGCCGGAAGAAAACCGGGTGCGTCGGGTGATCGGGTGGTGTGTGACGGCTGGCCTGCTGGCGGGGGCTGCGGCGTGTGGTGGTGGCGAGGTTGAGCCGTCACCCACGTCATCGGGGGCAACTCCCGCCGTCCCGCCTGGCCCGGGGCAGCACGTGTTGACCCGGGAGCATGGGGGTGAGCCGCAGCTTCCGGCTGCACACACCACCCGACTACGACCCGGCCCGGTCGGTGCCGGCATCGAGGGCGGACAGCTGGGCCCGCTGAGCCGCGCCCGCCGGGCGTCGATCAGCAGCGGCCGGGGTTTTGCCGGGTACCGGGCGGGAATGCCGGGCCACTTCGTTGGTAGCCCGGAAGGCAAATCAGGTGAGCACAGATCCCGCCGGCAGTTCGGTGCCGGCCGACCCGTGGCCCCTGCCCCGCAACGCCACCGTCGCGGACCACATCGTGCAACGGCTGGCCTGCTGGGGCGTCCGCCGATACTTCGGCTACCCGGGCGACGGCATCAACGGCATGACCTCCGCGCTGCAACGCACCCCCGAGCGGACGCAGTTCATCCAGGTACGCCACGAGGAGACCGCAGGCTTCGCCGCGTCGGCGCACGTGAAGTACGGCGGCGGGCCGATCGGCTGCGTCCTGGTGACCAGCGGGCCGGGTGCGATCCACGCGCTCAACGGGCTCTACGACGCAAAGTTGGACCACCAGCCGGTGGTGGCGTTGGTCGGGCACACCGCACTCACCGCCGAGGGCGGCGGCTACTACCAGGAGGTGGACCTGCTCGCCCTCTACAAGGACGTCGCGGCGGCGTTCCTGGCCCAGCTCGACCACCCCTCCCAGGTCCGGCACCTGGTCGACCGGGCCTGCCGGACCGCGCTGGCCCGGCGTACCGTCACCGCACTGGTCCTCCCGCTGGACGTGCAGGACCTCGACGCGATGCCCAACCCGCCACACGCACACGGCTTCTACCACACCAGCAGCGTGCCGAGCAGCGGACCGGCCGTGCCGCCGGAGGCCGACGTCCGGCACGCCGCCGAGGTGCTGCGCGGCGGCGAGCGGGTGGCCATGCTTGTCGGCCAGGGCGCGCTCGGTGCCGAGATTGAGGTACGCGAGATCGCCCACCGGCTCGGTGCCGGAGTGGCCACCGCGCTGCTCGGCTTCACCGTCGTGGACCACCGGGAGCCCTGGGTCACCGGTGCCATCGGCCTGCTCGGCACCCGGCCCAGCTGGCAACTGATGAAGCAGTGCGACCGGCTGCTCATCGTGGGCAGCAACATGCCGTACTCGGAGTTCTATCCGCCGCCCGGCCAGGCGCGGGCGGTGCAGATCGACCACGACGGCACCCAACTGGGCCTGCGCTACCCGACCGAGGTGAACCTGACCGGCGACGCCGCGCCCACCCTGCGGGCCCTGCTGGCCGCGCTCGGTCCCGGGCCGGGACCGACCCGCTGGCGGCAGAGCGTCGCCGGGACCACCGCCGCCTGGCGGCAGTCGCAGCGGGAACTGGCCGAGCAGGACGCCGACCCGGTCAACCCGCAGTTGCTCTTCGCCAGCCTCAGCGACCGGCTGCCCGACGACGTCATGCTCGCCGTGGACTGCGGCACCACCACCGCCTGGTACGCCCGGCACCTCAAGGTCCGCCCGGGGATGCTGGCCAGCCTCTCGGGCACCCTGCTCTCCATGGGCGGCGCCATGCCGTACGCCCTGGCCGCGAAGTTCGCCCACCCGGACCGTCCGCTGGTGGCCCTGATCGGCGACGGGGCAATGCAGATGAACGGGGTGAACGAGCTGATCACGGTGGCGAAGTACTGGCAGGGCTGGCGCGATCCACGCTTCGTGGTGCTGGTGCTCAACAACCGGGACCTGGCGTTCGTCAGCTGGGAGCAGCGCTCCAGCGAGGGCACCCCGATGTTCGCGGACAGTCAGCAGCTACCCGACATCGGCTACCACCGCTGGGCCGAGGTGCTCGGGCTACGCGGCGAACTGGTCGACGACCCGGCGCAGGTGCCCGACGCCTGGGACCGGGCCCTGAGTGCCGACCGCCCCACGGTGATCAACGCCCTGGTCGACCCCGCCGAGCTGATGATGCCGCCACACTTCACCGCGGAACAGGCCCGCAACACCGCCGCCGCGATGCTGCGCGGCGACACCGACTGGGCCGGCATCATCCGCCGCGGCCTCCCCACCGCCCTAACCACCTACCGCCCCCGCCCCCACCCCGCTAACACCCCACCCCTTCCCCGTCGATCTTGCACTTTCGGTCGCCGATATGAGCTATAAGCCCTGATATGTGACGACCGAAAGTGCAAGATCGCGGAAGGTGGGGCGTGGGGTGGGGTGGGGTGGGGTGGGTCAGCCTCGACCACCGAGCCAGCGGCGGAACTCGGCGAGAGGCGAACCGGGGTCGGCTGACGGGGCGCGCTCCACAGGGCGGCGCGGATCGCCGACCAGGGCACGGGTGGGTGGGGTGAACGCCTCGGCCGGGTCGCCGTCGACGGCGGTGGCGATGATGCGCGCCACCGCCTCGATCACCCGGGCCTGCACTGCCGCGCCGACCGAGTCGGTCGGATCGTCCGGGTTGGCGGCGATGCCGGCCACCGCGACCTGCGGGGTGAAGCCGACGAAGCTCTCCGTGGCGGCCTGGTCGGAGCTGCCGGTCTTGCCGGCCACCGGTCGGCCGTCGAGGATGCGGTTCACGGCCGTGGCGGTGCCACCGTTGCACTGCCCGAACGCGGACTGCTGGCCCACCGGACAGCGGGCCGCGTCGGTGGCCGCCCGGGCCACGTCGGGGTCGAGCACCTGCCGGCAGGACGGGTCGCCGACCGGCAGCCGCTTACCGTCCGGCGCGGTCACCGACAGCACCGGCACCGGCGAGCAGTACGTCCCCTCCGCCGCCACGGTCGCGTACGCGTTGGCCAGGTCGAGCGGGGTGGTGGCGGCCACGCCGAGGGTGAACGCCCCCCAGTTTGCCGCGTTGTCCTGCGCGAACCGGGCGTCCGCCTCGGCGCGGAAGGTGATGCCCAGCCGCTGTGCCATCTCGACCACCTTGTCCTGACCGACCTGCTCGGCCAGCCAGACGAAGTACGTGTTGACCGAGCGGCCGAAGCCGTCCCACATCATCCGGTAACCGTCCATCCACTGCGGGTTGGCATTCGCCGGGCACCACCGGCCGGCGCAGCTGCTGTCGTCCTGGCCGGCGGCATAGCGGGTGGGCAGCCGGCTGGGCGCGTCGAAGCCGGTCGCGAGCGGCCGGCCGGACTCCAGCGCGGCGAGCATGGTGAACAGTTTGAACGTCGAACCGGCCTGGTAGCCGGCGACCCCACCGCCGCCGGAGATCAGCGGGTTCACGGTGTTCGGGTAGTTGACCTGTCCGTCGGGGTTGGCATCGACGCTGTAGTGCCGGTTGACCGCCATGGCCAGGACCCGGCCGGTGCCGGGCTCGACCGCGGCGATCGGCAGGGCCCGCGGGTTGTCGTACCCGTAGACGCTTGTGGCCTGCTGCTGGGCGGTTTTCTGCACCTGCGGGTCGAGCGTGGTGACCACGGTGTAGCCACCCCGGCGCAGCGCCTGCTCGCGCTCCTCGGCGGTGTCGCCGAATTCCGGCTGGGCCAGCCACCAGCGGCGCAGGTAGTCGCAGAAGAATCCCCAGCCGTCCCGGGCGCTTGCGGTGGCGGCGCACCCGTTGGGCTGCGCGCTGGGCTCCAGCGTCAACTCCTCGGCCTTGGCCCGGGCCGCCTGGTCGACGGTGATCGCCCCGGTGGCGACCATGGAATCCAGCACGTACGCCCGCCGGGCCAGCGCCGCGTCGGCGTCGCCGTCGATCGGGCTGTACGCCTCCGGCGCCTGCACCAGGCCGGCGAGCAGCGCCGCCTCGGCGAGGGTCAGCTCGGCCGGTGCCTTGGAGAAGTAGCGCTGACTCGCGGCGGCGATGCCGTACGCCCCGGAGCCGAAGTACGCGATGTTCAGGTAGCGGTTGAGGATCTCGTCCTTGCCGAGCCGCTGTTCCAGCGCGTTGGCGTACCGGATCTCCTGGAGCTTGCGCCCGATGGTCT
This DNA window, taken from Micromonospora sp. FIMYZ51, encodes the following:
- a CDS encoding transglycosylase domain-containing protein, which encodes MATPTPLSRLFTVLLAGVLAGLVLAVAALPGNLLLGLTAQAALREYAALPDALRTPTTPQRSYLYANDGKTLITTFFDVNRTDVALAEIAPVMRQAIVAAEDRRFYDHGGVDLRGMLRAVVTNVTSGTEQGGSTLTMQYVRNVLKTDPNRTAEQRAAATEQTIGRKLQEIRYANALEQRLGKDEILNRYLNIAYFGSGAYGIAAASQRYFSKAPAELTLAEAALLAGLVQAPEAYSPIDGDADAALARRAYVLDSMVATGAITVDQAARAKAEELTLEPSAQPNGCAATASARDGWGFFCDYLRRWWLAQPEFGDTAEEREQALRRGGYTVVTTLDPQVQKTAQQQATSVYGYDNPRALPIAAVEPGTGRVLAMAVNRHYSVDANPDGQVNYPNTVNPLISGGGGVAGYQAGSTFKLFTMLAALESGRPLATGFDAPSRLPTRYAAGQDDSSCAGRWCPANANPQWMDGYRMMWDGFGRSVNTYFVWLAEQVGQDKVVEMAQRLGITFRAEADARFAQDNAANWGAFTLGVAATTPLDLANAYATVAAEGTYCSPVPVLSVTAPDGKRLPVGDPSCRQVLDPDVARAATDAARCPVGQQSAFGQCNGGTATAVNRILDGRPVAGKTGSSDQAATESFVGFTPQVAVAGIAANPDDPTDSVGAAVQARVIEAVARIIATAVDGDPAEAFTPPTRALVGDPRRPVERAPSADPGSPLAEFRRWLGGRG
- a CDS encoding thiamine pyrophosphate-requiring protein, giving the protein MSTDPAGSSVPADPWPLPRNATVADHIVQRLACWGVRRYFGYPGDGINGMTSALQRTPERTQFIQVRHEETAGFAASAHVKYGGGPIGCVLVTSGPGAIHALNGLYDAKLDHQPVVALVGHTALTAEGGGYYQEVDLLALYKDVAAAFLAQLDHPSQVRHLVDRACRTALARRTVTALVLPLDVQDLDAMPNPPHAHGFYHTSSVPSSGPAVPPEADVRHAAEVLRGGERVAMLVGQGALGAEIEVREIAHRLGAGVATALLGFTVVDHREPWVTGAIGLLGTRPSWQLMKQCDRLLIVGSNMPYSEFYPPPGQARAVQIDHDGTQLGLRYPTEVNLTGDAAPTLRALLAALGPGPGPTRWRQSVAGTTAAWRQSQRELAEQDADPVNPQLLFASLSDRLPDDVMLAVDCGTTTAWYARHLKVRPGMLASLSGTLLSMGGAMPYALAAKFAHPDRPLVALIGDGAMQMNGVNELITVAKYWQGWRDPRFVVLVLNNRDLAFVSWEQRSSEGTPMFADSQQLPDIGYHRWAEVLGLRGELVDDPAQVPDAWDRALSADRPTVINALVDPAELMMPPHFTAEQARNTAAAMLRGDTDWAGIIRRGLPTALTTYRPRPHPANTPPLPRRSCTFGRRYEL